A genome region from Verrucomicrobiota bacterium includes the following:
- a CDS encoding DUF6790 family protein, which produces MENINVVLYIGAFLIAAICSGKKAGGYPGELLRWVLFLCGGVMGVYTFVFHVFFSKIASASIGWAPSPFEYEVGIANLAMGVTCLMALRASYSYKLAAGIALSVWLGGDAVGHVIQMVSAHDFSSGNAGSWFWTDILIPVTLTSMLYRTRPSQ; this is translated from the coding sequence ATGGAGAATATCAATGTTGTTCTCTACATTGGGGCTTTTTTGATTGCGGCAATTTGCTCGGGGAAGAAAGCGGGAGGGTATCCGGGTGAATTACTCCGGTGGGTCCTTTTCCTGTGCGGGGGAGTCATGGGAGTTTATACTTTCGTTTTCCATGTGTTTTTCTCAAAGATCGCTTCCGCGTCTATCGGGTGGGCACCCAGTCCGTTTGAGTACGAGGTCGGGATAGCGAACCTAGCGATGGGGGTGACTTGTCTAATGGCACTGCGTGCGTCCTATAGCTACAAGCTCGCGGCCGGAATAGCTTTGAGTGTGTGGTTGGGCGGGGATGCCGTGGGACATGTGATCCAGATGGTGTCTGCCCATGACTTTTCCTCAGGCAATGCGGGTTCATGGTTCTGGACGGATATTTTGATTCCCGTGACGCTCACCTCGATGCTTTACCGGACAAGACCGAGTCAATAG